In Danaus plexippus chromosome 17, MEX_DaPlex, whole genome shotgun sequence, one DNA window encodes the following:
- the LOC133319322 gene encoding uncharacterized protein LOC133319322 — MPKKYMSDYDNVTTRTKDNKDQIITTSNVSMQEVRDVVREELKVVFDIYRKDMLEQIENKFQKVLDNMAAINTSIEFLERKYEDVKQEMDLKFESIKNLQQENNRLRTDVNDLQSRLSLMEQQSRACIVEVQCVPEFKNENLITTLNQIASVIKCELDKKDVITCTRVAKLNKDSPRPRSILVKFSTPRVRDTFLAASMEFNRKAKTISDKLNTSHLGIGGDKRPVYICEHLAPAVKALHAEARLYSEKLGYRFVWTKNGRIFMRKSDKSEYVYVKNREVLKNLRYL; from the coding sequence ATGCCTAAAAAGTATATGTCAGATTATGACAATGTTACTACCAGAACTAAAGACAATAAAGACCAAATTATTACTACATCAAATGTCTCGATGCAGGAAGTCCGCGACGTCGTGCGCGAGGAGCTCAAAGTCGTATTCGACATATATAGAAAAGACATGTTGGAgcaaattgaaaacaaatttcaaaaagTGCTAGATAATATGGCGGCAATTAATACTTCTATTGAATTCCTGGAACGTAAATATGAGGACGTTAAGCAAGAAATGGATCTTAAAtttgaaagtataaaaaatctacaacAAGAAAATAACCGTCTTCGAACTGACGTGAACGACTTGCAATCGCGACTATCACTAATGGAACAGCAATCTCGGGCCTGTATCGTTGAGGTGCAGTGCGTACCGGAATTCAAAAATGAGAACCTAATTACTACGTTAAACCAAATAGCATCGGTAATTAAATGCGAATTAGACAAAAAAGACGTTATAACGTGTACTCGAGTCgcgaaattaaataaagattcacCCCGTCCAAGGTCTATTTTGGTGAAGTTCAGCACTCCGCGTGTCCGGGATACTTTCCTTGCTGCGTCGATGGAGTTTAATAGGAAAGCTAAAACAATCTCCGATAAATTAAACACAAGTCATTTGGGAATCGGAGGTGATAAGAGGCCTGTGTACATATGCGAGCATCTAGCGCCGGCGGTTAAAGCGCTCCACGCTGAAGCAAGACTGTATTCTGAAAAACTTGGATACCGCTTCGTATGGACAAAAAATGGCCGAATCTTTATGCGAAAGTCGGACAAGTCGGAATacgtatatgttaaaaatcgTGAAGTTCTTAAGAATCTTAGATATCTATAA